In the genome of Urocitellus parryii isolate mUroPar1 chromosome 7, mUroPar1.hap1, whole genome shotgun sequence, the window CAGGACAGCAGAGGAAGGAGTGAGGCAAGGGGTTGGTAGGGATGGCACAATGGGAGGGTGAGAGAAGGATGAGGATGAACTCATAGAACCATACCTGCTTGAATCCAAAACTGAGCTGTCCATAGGGAAATGAGAGAAACAGGTGGGGATGGGCTCCCTCACAGCCCCCTTGGACCTTGGTTTTGTTGGGGTTCAGTACAGAGACACCCCAGGCCTGCGGAAGTTAGAGCAGAGAATCACAAGACTATATGACTCTACCATCTGTGGCTCCCCATCCCctctacttttccttcttttctctgaacTTGTCTCCTGCTACTTGGCCCTCTCCTCACTGTTTTAGCTTTACCTTTCCTCCACTATGAGTTGGGTACAGGACTCGAATCTGAATCCGGGCTTGGAGCCGGACGCAGGGCTGGGAACCATTAGTCCACGTGTAGTCTCCTATAGCTTCCTTGGAGCTTGGGCTAGGACTTGGAGAGGGTGGAGGTGGTCTTGGGTGAGGGGAGCTAGTGAGCCCAGGGCTGGTAGAAGTGCCATTGCTTGTTGTAGGATGAGTTGTGGCATTTCCAGGACTGGTGATGGTGGCAGGATTGTGAGTGGCAGTCGTGTGTCCAGGGCTGGTAGTACTGTTGCTTGTTGGATGAATTGTGGTATTTCCAGGACTGCTGGTGGTGGGTCCTTGAGTGGTTGTAGGGTTTGCTGTGCTTTCTGTAGCTGTAGGTGTCACCGTGAAGGACGGCAGCAGAGTGGCCGATTTTTTGTGAGGACAGTCATTCCCTGTTTCCTGGGCTTTCAGCAAAGAGACTAGTTCACAATTCAGGGGCAGGCTCCTTCCCAGGGACTCCTCCCTTCAGTTTCCCCGTTGTCCTTACCTGCTAGTAGCCCCAACAAAGCCAAGAAAAGTACAGCCAGCCTCATGGCAGAACTGCTTCACCCCAGGTCCAGCTAGGCTGTGCCAGCACCAGTTGTTTAACCCTATTTATTCCCTTTGCCTTTTCTtggaagaggaggaaatgaaagtCCCTTACTTCCTGTAACTAAGCTGACCCCACCCCCAACCTGACTCAGGCACCTCAGCTCCAGACACCAATCTTAGTCATTAGTTTTCAAAATCAAGTTAGGGGATTATTGGCTCTTAGTCTAAGTAGGAGGTAACGGGGCAAAGTCAAAAGATGTCACGTGGGTAAAGATGGCGCTCTGGTATGTCTCAGGGATCATCTATTTGGAGTTAAGTGGTTACAGAAGGACTAACCTAGAAGTGGTGGGCCCCTCCCCAATATTTAAGCGGAAAGCAAAAACAGCTGGCTTTCACTCCCCTTTCCTCCAGTTACTTCCTCTTAGCTGGGGTCATGTGAGCCACTTGTGACAGTGTACCCAACCCATCATGTGTTAACACTATCATTTTCAGTTGAGGAAATAGCTATTATTTGGCAGCTCTTAATAGGAAGGCAGCATAGTATATCAAATAAGGTAAGCATGGTAGGAAAGGGGAGCTGCACCACACCCAACTTGCaggtgggagagggaagggaagaaatgagAAGCCCAAACAGGCAGTTTCCAAgtcattttattcagaattttgtgtttgtttcctgaatcaataaatactatacaaaacaatgtaaaaatggCTACCATTTTctctcccctgctcctcccacctggggACAATCCCTTGGGCAACCTCACTTAGGGGTTCTCCTCAAAGATTTGGTCCAGTAAATGAGGTTGTGACATTATAACCCCTTGAATCATTTGGGATTCAAGTGGGGTGGGAGAGCCTCTGGGATTTGGAGGTGACTAGGTTAGGGGCATGGATTAGTGTTTTCTGGGAGGAGACGGCGCCTGGGGCAAGAGCCTACCCCAAAGAAAAGGGTGTCTAAAATGTTCACGGTTCCTTCTTTTGCCTCAAAAAGTGacatttattcaaagaaaaaaaaaaagaaaaaaaaatgacaagatgtCCATCCCTtggctcccttccctcccccttccagCTGCTCCTTAGCCcccaggattgaaccctggctgGAGCTAGGTAGCAGGACAGCCCCTCTCAGATGAGGTCAGCAACATTAAGGGGCATCTCTTCAATGGAGGTGTTGTAGAAGGTCTCGATGTCTCGGAGAGTCCTCTTGTCTTCTTCTGTCACCATGTTAATAGCCACACCCTTACGGCCAAATCGCCCACCTCGACcaattctggggaaaaaataataatgggaatGAAAAATAGGCCAAGGAGCACCAAAAGCTTTTAAGCACAAAAAGGCTTAGAGGTCTAGTCTAAGGAGTTAGGACAAATAATCCCAGATCTACACTTACCTGTGGATGTAGTTTTCCCTGTTGGTGGGAAGGTCATAGTTGATGACTAAAGAAACTTGCTGCACATCAATGCCTCTGGCCTATGTCAAGAAAGATGGCAAATTCAGCCAGCGAATTAAGGATATGATCCATCCAGAGGTACTTAAATATGCATGTAGGCAGCCAAAGGAAGGCAAAGAAATCAAGTATCCTCTGTCTCCCACAGACCTCAGGCATGCCAGGTCTTCTTCCAAGTTGCTACTTTCCTGAGAGGCACTAGTTGGCCCCGTGGAGAGGGAATCACCTTGGATTCTCCCCTTTCAGGTCTCTGCATTTCTCTTTACTCACCAGTAAGTCAGTGGTAATCAATACTCTGCTAGAGCCAGACCGGAACTCCCTCATGATCACATCTCTTTCCTTTTGGTCCATGTCTCCATGCTAGAAATCATACAGAAGGTTCTACATAGCAGGTAGGTAGGTACATGGGTTTTGGGAAAATTAGTATGGCACTGACAACAGGGCTGTCAAGGGAAAAAAACCCACCATGGCAGAGACAGTAAAATCTCGGGCATGCATCTTCTCAGTGAGCCAATCAACCTTCCTTCGGGTGTTGATGAAGATCACTGCCTGGGTAATGGTCAGGGTTTCATACAAGTCACACAGTGTGTCCAGCTTCCACTCCTGTAGGTAGGGAGAGAAATCAGTCAGGGGCTATACCCAACAACTTGCTATCAGGTCCGCCTCCTGCACCGGGCCCCACCTCTCGTTCAACGTTGATGTAGAACTGGCGGATACCCTCCAGGGTCAACTCTTCCTTCTTGACAAGAATTCGAATGGGGTCCCTCATGAACTTCTTAGTCACCTCAAGTACATCAGAAGGCATTGTAGCTGACAACAAAACCACctaatgaggggaaaaaaaagtcagggcTAGGGATGGTGAGACCAGATTCTGGTATGGTTCCCCTGCCACATGACACTGGATTTTCTTTATGCCAACCACACTATAATTCtagaaataggggctggggctgtagcccagtagtaaagcacttgccttggatgtgggaggcactgggttcaatcctcagcaccacataaaaaaaatacacaaataaaataaaggtatgctgtccattaaaaaaaaaattctagaaatgactAGGGTCTTTCTCACCTGGGTATTGCTGTTGAGCTTCTGGAATATGTCATAGATCTGGTCCTTGAATCCACGGCTTAACATTTCATCAGCTTCATCCAATACAAACATCTTAATGTATTTGGGAGCTAGAGTAGGAAAATACCAAAAtacaataatcagaaaaatacaaaatacacttGATTTTCTTGATAAAATAGGGAAGTAGCAGGCAGTCTGCTCTCAGAATACAAGGACTGATCCTTTGCCTGGGACCTCCCTGGAAGCCAGATAGCAGCAGCCCTAGGAAGTAGAACACTACCTGGGCTAAGATGACAGGGAAGCCAGGCTCAGATGACACGCATGGGGTTCATCATAGAGCAACTCATTTAAAAGAAGCAGTAGCATCCTTAGAAATAAGACTTGGCTTAAGGGGAAAGCATGCAGAAAAAGGAAGGAACCAGGGGACAGGAACATAGTACTCACACAGGTATCTCCGGTTGAGCATATCAAACACGCGGCCAGGGGTACCCACAATGATATGAGGAGCTTCCATCTGCAACTTTTGCACCTCAGCACGCACATTGGTGCCCCCAATGCATGCATGACAGGAGGCACCCATGTAATCTCCTAATGCCATGACCACCTTTTGTATCTGAACCAGAGAAAGACAGACACTTACATATTAGCTCTAATTGTGCCAGCCACCCCCCATTTTTCATGAGTTCGTCTTCATTTCTTCCCAACaactattaaatttaattttggggTGAGAAACAGTTGTTAACCCTCTAAGATCACACTGCTCAATATTATAGAAACAATATTTGAACAGTTTCCTGAGTATACACTGATTCATAACAAAGCATGATTAAGTTTTTAAAGCTGGATGGTTATGACCCTTAACTTTCTTAACTCACAACCCATTGAATCCATCAACAGCCAGCTTTATGAACCACATGACTTCATGATACACTTCTATGGTCTATTGCTAGAAAACCTAAACTAGGTGACATGTtcattcttaaggaaaaaaaaaaacctaacaccaaacataaaaaaaaaattcccaaacatAAGGGCCTTAGAATTTATTTCTACTCTTATCgtataattaaaaccagagcctcatgcatgctagggaagtgctctatcactgagacacattaccagctctttttatattgagacaaagtgttgccaagttgcccaagctggctttgaccttgcaatcatgccttgactttctgagtagatgggattataggtTATGTGCCAGCATCTACTAATTTCTTGTCTACTTTATTTGTCCTCATAAGTTCACAGCAAAATAATCACTACATCTGCCAAAGAACATTTCAGAATTTACTCCTCGCACTCCAAGAAAACAGTCCAATTTAGGATCTTATGTGCCCTAGGCATGAAACAGCTCTGGCCACAACACAGGCATCAAGCTAGGATGAACAAAGGACTATCTTCTACTCTGCCCCTGACTGATATAAGAGTAACACCACTAGTGAGGTGTCTCTTTGCCCATTGCCAGGGGGTTTGTTC includes:
- the Cd68 gene encoding macrosialin, whose product is MRLAVLFLALLGLLAAQETGNDCPHKKSATLLPSFTVTPTATESTANPTTTQGPTTSSPGNTTIHPTSNSTTSPGHTTATHNPATITSPGNATTHPTTSNGTSTSPGLTSSPHPRPPPPSPSPSPSSKEAIGDYTWTNGSQPCVRLQARIQIRVLYPTHSGGKAWGVSVLNPNKTKVQGGCEGAHPHLFLSFPYGQLSFGFKQDLQQSQSIVYLNYMAVEYNVSFPQAAQWTFSAQNSSLQDLQAPLGRSFSCRNASIILSPALHLDLLSLRLQAAQLPHTEVFGPSFSCPSDQFTFLPLIIGLILLGLLTLVLVAFCILRRRPSTYQPL
- the Eif4a1 gene encoding eukaryotic initiation factor 4A-I, whose protein sequence is MSASQDSRSRDNGPDGMEPEGVIESNWNEIVDSFDDMNLSESLLRGIYAYGFEKPSAIQQRAILPCIKGYDVIAQAQSGTGKTATFAISILQQIELDLKATQALVLAPTRELAQQIQKVVMALGDYMGASCHACIGGTNVRAEVQKLQMEAPHIIVGTPGRVFDMLNRRYLSPKYIKMFVLDEADEMLSRGFKDQIYDIFQKLNSNTQVVLLSATMPSDVLEVTKKFMRDPIRILVKKEELTLEGIRQFYINVEREEWKLDTLCDLYETLTITQAVIFINTRRKVDWLTEKMHARDFTVSAMHGDMDQKERDVIMREFRSGSSRVLITTDLLARGIDVQQVSLVINYDLPTNRENYIHRIGRGGRFGRKGVAINMVTEEDKRTLRDIETFYNTSIEEMPLNVADLI